Part of the Sandaracinaceae bacterium genome, GCGCCGAGGACCGACGCGCGCTCGATGACCGGCGGGGTCGCGAGCAGATCGTCGGCCTTGGCCATCAATGCGGCGGCGATGGCGCCCTCCAGGTGACGAGTCCGAGCGGACTCGCTGGCGAAGGCATCGACGATGTAGAAGGTGGTCTCGTCGGCCCGGAACGCGAACCACACGGGCGTGAAGTCTTCCGCGACGGCGAGCGGTTGGGCCCCCGCGAGGAAGGCGGCGACCTCGTCGGCGCGGTCGGGCTTGGCGGTGAGTCGGACGATGAGGGAATGAGTCAGCACGTTGTCTCCTTTGGTCGATGAACCGCCACACTGGCGGCGACCGGGTCAACGTAGGGTGCGGGCGCCGGACTGGGTATTGTCGTATTCGACATCAATGGTATGTTTCACGCCATGAACATCTCTGTCGTCGTCCTCGAAGGAATGTTCGACACTGGGCTCACGGCCACGCTCGACACCTTCGCGCTCGCCAACGAGCTGGCACCTGCGGCGGGTGAGGCCGCGCCGTTCGAGGTCACGGTGACTTCGGTGCGGCGACGAGTGCGCACGATGCAGGGGCTGACAGTCCCCACGGTGTCGCTCGTGCGCGCCCCGACCCCAGA contains:
- a CDS encoding antibiotic biosynthesis monooxygenase, producing the protein MLTHSLIVRLTAKPDRADEVAAFLAGAQPLAVAEDFTPVWFAFRADETTFYIVDAFASESARTRHLEGAIAAALMAKADDLLATPPVIERASVLGAKVTV